In Cardinium endosymbiont of Dermatophagoides farinae, the sequence AGAAAGCAAACAAATTGTACAAGCTCATGGAGGATATATAGAAACCATAGACACAGAAACTAGTTTGACCTGTCTTTACATATTACCTATTAATGGTAAAAAAGTTATGCGTTTTAAACCATATCATACCGATGATTTATTGAATAAGATAGCAGAAACTGATGAAAGTTTAGCTCAAGAACAGGAGCTCGTTAGTCTACTTACAAGTACAACAACCTTAACTGAAAAAACGGTAAAAGAAACAATTCAATTCATTTAAAAAGCACATGGCAATATTATACGTAAGTCAGGTGAGCCTTATTATACCCACCCTATGGGGGTAGCTAAGATTGTATTAGAGGCTACAAAGAATGCCGATACCATTTTAGCTGCTTTATTACATGACGTAATAGAGGATACAATGGTTACTTTGGAACAAATAGAACTGCTATATGGAATGGAAGTTGCTTATATAGTAGACATGCTTACGCATTATAATACTTATGGGTTGCGATGGAAATTAGATCATTCAGATAGTCAAATTATATTGAATCAGTGTAAGGACATTCGTGTCGTTCAGATTAAATTAGCTGATAGGTTGCATAACCTAAGAACTATAGCTGTACGAAAGCTAGCAGACCAAAAAAGAATAGCAAAAAACACCATGGAGTTTTATATTCCATGGTCCAAAAAAAATAATGTTTTAACCTGGTTATCAGAAATGGAGAATATATGCTATCAGATTTTACATGCTAACCCTACACTGTAAAGTTTCAACAGATAAACAAATAGGGAAGAAAGAATAGAAATTGGAAATCGCTAAGGCAATGCTATTGAAGGGTTATCCGATAGATGATATCATTACGATTACTGGGTTATCGACCAAAGAAGTAGAGCAGCTAAAACAGATCGATTAAATGCTAATAAAAACTATCTACCTTGTAGTGGGAAACACGATTATATACCTCTAAATAAAAGTAATAGAATATGGATTCTAAAAAAGGAGATACAGCGCTAAAAATAGCGGATCAACAAGGATACGTTACACTAAGTATGCAAATTCCGGTTGGCAGCGCTGATGTCAAAGAGATGATCGCACAAAAGCTGTATGCAGATAAAACGGCCTATATCACTCAACTCTTCAAGACGAATGGTATATATTATTTCTTTACAAGACCACGTAGATTTGGCAAATCTCTACTTTTAGATACTATAGACCAAATAGCAAAAGGGAATAAAGCATTATTCAAGGCATGTGCTATTTATAGAGATAAAACCTATAAGTGGAAAAAATATCCAGTTGTTTGGTTGAACTTTTCGGAGTTAGTTTCTAAAGAACCTGAGTTATTGGAAAAAGAACTTCAATATAAGCTTTTAGAAGTTGCAAATAAATATGGCATCAATAAACTAAAAGCGCCTTCACTTAGCA encodes:
- a CDS encoding HD domain-containing protein, with amino-acid sequence MRKSGEPYYTHPMGVAKIVLEATKNADTILAALLHDVIEDTMVTLEQIELLYGMEVAYIVDMLTHYNTYGLRWKLDHSDSQIILNQCKDIRVVQIKLADRLHNLRTIAVRKLADQKRIAKNTMEFYIPWSKKNNVLTWLSEMENICYQILHANPTL